Below is a window of Nomascus leucogenys isolate Asia chromosome 16, Asia_NLE_v1, whole genome shotgun sequence DNA.
GGGCCAGTACATCTTATTACGTGATCTGCTTTAAGAGTTCCCAATGGGTGGGAAGGACACACAGCACTGCAAAGAAAACTCTTTGCAAACTCTACCACTAACAGTTTAAGGTGCCCTAAAAAGAACTAGCTTATAAAGATATTAGGAGCCTGAAGTCATCCATCAGCAGCGTGTAGATCccagtaataaagaagaaagacagcTTTCTTTCTGTAACTCACCCCATTGGGCCACACTGCTGAAAGACGAGCTGTCTTCTCATTGAGATTAGGAAGATGACTCTGAGTTTAGATTTCTAAAACCATGTAAATAAGCTAAAGAGCTAGAACCACTGAACTATGTTTTTCTCCTCTAGGACTAGCAATAAAAACTTTCATAGGTAACAACCAGCACCATGTTGAAGAGACAGATGGAAGGTCATAAATCTCCATGAAGGATGCACGACCAACACCATGGGTATTGTATGCCCAATGTCTGTAGAATGTATCACCTGGTCTTGCCAAAGTACCTCTAGAGCCAAAAACACTCTTTGTCAGATTGGGAACAACAGGAAATAAAGCACATGGCTTTTCTTTGCCTGTGttaccattattttaaattcaagtaATCTTCATATTGAATTCAGGCACTGCCAGGATGGATAAGGGCTACATAAACCAAATACCCAGGGAAAGTCGATTAAGGCAAGTATCTGAATAATGTCACCACAGCCCAAAAGGAGTCATTCAGATGATTTTCTAAATCATGTAATGTGTAATGGTTTGCCCTCAGATAAGTAGAACCTTAAAACAGATGTGCTCTATATGTTAGCAGATTTAAATAATGTTGAAGTGTGCATTTACTTCCctcatttcaattttaaattttaaaggaaattctaGAGTTctagggaaaaggaaggaaatgtatTTTGATGTGTTAGGTCTTTTTCTTccccattgaatttttttttccaaaataccatttttcaaaatgttacctCTAGATCACATTTATATTATTTGGTAGCCCTGCAAGATTCATTAAATGCTTCCACATGAAAAGTTTTATTATCAAGTGAAAAGACTTCCTAACACTTGATTCCCAAACTCCTCTTCATAAACTGAAAATCGATTCCACATTAATTCAGTTTAGTCTGCCATTTGTCTAATTAATCCTGTTTCACCAATAAATAAAGCCAAAACTCAGTTGATCTCATTTAGCTTCTATGAATAAAcattagttttttctttaatgccttcttttttttaatgccttcCTTTTTTAACACACAGCTCAGACCTACTCACTCAGCAGATCGTTTCCTTCTTGTTTCAACATCATCCAAAGTGGATCCTTAAGCAGGCTAGAGCTGGACTTAGAAATCTTCAGAATATAAAACTTATACTAGTGGTAAGGCAGCCTCAACAAAAATCATGAAATGAGAGTCACAGTAAAACAAAGTTTGttcaaaaagcacaaagaaacagCAACGGAAAGCAAAAATCATGTTTATGTCATctcaattctttcttttcagtaATCAGTATTGCTCTATAACATAAGGCAATTAACTACATCTAGCTTCCTCTGATGCCcatataatttctcatttttaccTAATAATTCTTTCATATGCCCATCCTCTCTTTTTACTATCTTCGGAGCCTCGCTTTTTGTATTTCACTTCAACCCTTAGTCATGTGCAGCATATCTCACTCATCAAATCAATCTCTGACACCCATGAGAGCTCATCCACATAAATATCCTGATTCACACATTTTGCCAAAGTCACCTATGTATTCATTCCACAGTTGTCCACAAcaacacaaactttaaaaatctgcAAAGAAATCACTTTCTTACTTCCTCATTCCTGCTGTCTCATACCAATTCCCAGCTCCTGTCCTCTTTAAGAATGACCCCCTGATCCTGGTAACGCAATCATGGAAGTTACAACAACTCTTACAGCACAGGTTGGAAAAACCTCCAGGCAGATTTGCAAAATGTAAGGCATTTCTGAGGCTGCATTTCCCATCCCTTTTCTGAACCGTCACCATAACGAGGCGGTCTGTGACTATGAACACCCAGTGTATGTCTTGCAAAGTGAGCATCTTGCTCATCATGCTGCTCTTAGAGAAGAGTTTGTGCTTTATGAGGCAAGAGCTCACAGTTGCTGAATGACATCTAGACCATTGTGAGTGGGAGGTGAGTTCTGATGATGACTACAGTCCCCATTAAATCAGTGTattgaatctctctctctttccattttatttgtttttttttttggctttgggcTTAAGGACTGCTGCTACCATGAGGGAAGTGCTTGTTGCTTGGCCTACAGCAAGTGATACAGCCTGCTAGGCACAGTCCCCAAAAGTCTAGCTGTAATTATATTGGTGGTGTTCCCCAAACAGCAATAATAAGATGTCACCTGGAAGCACACCAGAGCCAATCATGACTCAGGCCTGTCTAGATGTTTAGATGtctggaaatatatttaaaatgtcccATGCCTTGCCTCTTTGGTGTGAGAACCAGCAGACTTCAAGAGCACAGATAACCAGTATGATGgcaaaatcacaaaatataaaatttgtatcAGTAACTAATttgacttcattttaaaaaagagctgTGGTTTAAATTCACATTGGTCTTACAACGATTtacacaattttcttttattagaaaGTTTATCCTAATGACTTAATTACCATTTTTGAATAGaggaataatttcaaacataACATTTTTTACAATAAGAAAAGCCCAACATCCTCAAACTTCAAAATATTCAAACTAAAAATTCCATATTTTAGTGTTTAGCCAAATTACAAGAAGGATAATTTAGCAAGAAAATGGATAAGCACCTTTGAGAATTAGATATAAGCCTTATTACTGATTAGTGCTTAGTTCTTTTTCACAAAGCAGATTAGCAATTGATCCTACTGTGTGTAGGACCACCTGGTGTCCAAAGAATAACATCACATATTTgtgtaaaagaaataatttgtataCTGGgtcattagaaatatttttctatcgaAGTAGAAGTTCTTGGCCATTACAGATTAATTAAGCCTTCAGCTCTTCAGAAGGATAGGTGTGGCTGGTTGTGGTTTCTTATACATCTTACATGGCTTTTCTTCTAAATAGAAGACACATGGAGAACAAAAACACTTACTGGCTGTTGGTTTGTGAAATAAACTTTTCTTGCCAGGCAAATAAATTGCATtgtgaatttttataaattaacttttttcatattataaaatgcCAAGGCAGACTCTCAAGATATTCACAACCAGAATTTTAACTCTGTACAGCGAGCGCATCTTCCTCTACCAAGGACAGTTCTAGAGTGTTTTCATTCGTGCTGGTTTTCATCCTGAAGTTGAAAGAACCATAGAGTTTTGCAGACTCTTTGGAAGAGGCAAATCTGTTTCGACGATAGAGCTCCCCCTTCCACATGGACATCATTAGCAAGCAGGACAGGACGACGCCCCCCAACGTGAGGAGGCAGAGCCCCGCAATCACACAGCGGTCCAGGTGAGCCCCCAGCCTCGCACTCTCCTTCTCCAGGCGCTCCATCTCCCGGGCTGCCACAGTGTTGGGGTCCACAGACACTTCCCGTGGGACAATGTAAGAGATGATCACCAGCAAGATCCCAGTGACCAAGAACAAGATGGCGCTGATGAAACCATAGTCTATAGACTTCCCTGAAGACGTGGCTTCTGAACTTGTATCATCCTCCTCTTCAGATATCAAAGATATGGCAGCCTCTTGGGACCACTCATTTGGATTTTCCCAGCCAAGCTCCCCAGGGTGATTATGCCCTTTTGCTGATGGCGAGCTCTGGTTCCGCTGCTCCAAGTTGATGTTTTTGTCCACATAGGTAAAAGAAGTTTCTAATTCCTGGCTGCAGCAGTTACAGACTTTTCGTTCCGCTGTTATTTGGTTGTTCCCTGAGTGAAGAAGTCCTGGTGGAAAGGCGTCTGGCTGAAGAGTACTGTTTtgcagagaggaggagggggatgcTGGAGAAGAACTAAGTTTAGACCCTTCCATCTCGGTTGCTCTTGGGGTGGATGCAAACTGTCTCTGACAGCAGAGAGCAGCTCTCGTGGCTGCTGTATCTGCCTGGTCACCAGGCAGCCCTCTTGAACTCCAGTCCCTGGCATCACAGAGGTCTGCCTGGTTGCTCTTCTTAGCAAGGTAGTGGAGCTCCATGAGAGCTAGTCAGACATCCCCCAGCAGCTTCCGGAAAGTCTGCCAATAGCAACAGAGTTAGATAAGAACCCAACAGAAGTTAAGGTTGTACTTCTAGGAGTGTTGCTCCTGGGGTCCCCATTTCCTTCACAGCTGCACCTGTTTAGCCCCTTTTCCACCTTAAACAGGCAAAAGAAGGGAGGGGATACCTAGTGGCAGGAAAGTGTGGAAAGGGCAAATGCTCTCACTTGTCATAGTGATTAACACTGAGAAACCTAAGTCAGGGTAGAAAGGCGCGTGGAGGAAGTGGCAGTGTCTATTGAGAAAGAATACTGCCGTCACCAAGCCAGATTTATCCAAGGACTCGCGCATTCCTGCAAAGGGATCCCTCAAATGAGAAGGCAAGTTTCCtgtaaaaagacaaatgagaaagGCAAGAGCCCTTTTTAGCAGAGCTGTCGATTTTCTGGAGGACTTGGGGAAGCATAGACTTGTTAATTCAGTTAGACTGTAAGTGTTTACACTCTCCCTAGTTCAGAGCAGATACTAACACAGATTAGCTTTGGAGCATCACCATCAGTGAATGACTATACACCCCTATCAGCTGGGCAGGAACTCAGCATTTTGATTCCATAGCTCTGAAGTAGATGAAAAAGGCCAGCTTAATCAGCTGCCTCTACTAACCTTACACCTCATACATCCAATGACCCTAGTGACACAGCCCTGTATTTACAAGACCATATGCTGCTTATTCACTGTGCTTCTACTCAGCCCCATTCCCTCACTGCTCCACGGGGGAAGCATGTTCTGGACCCCAAAGCATACAGGCAACAGACCTTACTGCAATCCCTGCAAAATACAATGGGCCAACCCAGTCCTCCACACACACCTGCCTGCTCCACCTGCAGGATCTGTTACTCCCGTTCCCTAGGTCTGTGTTCCTCCCTCTCTGCATGCTTTGCTATCACACATGCACAAGAAATTGACCATCTGGATAGTTTTACAAACCCAATCTAGAAGTGAACTGATAATAAAAGACAAACTATAAACCCAAAGAGTAAGAGTTCTGTGGAGGCAAATAGGTGAGAAGCTATTTCCAAGGTTACCTCTGGACTTTTATAAACATGTCACTTCTCACCCCCCACTGCAGCAAGGGGCATTTCTGGGAAAGAACTTTGGTTTGAGCAGAAAACCATCTgcctttctctgcctctgccatGTTTCTAAGGAATAAAAATTCACTTTCCACTATCATTAGAGATTTTAACCAAAGGCTCCTTTTATTTTGCTTCCAAATCCAGGGTGATAATTGATTTAACCCAACAGCTTGAGGCTTCTTATGATTCAAAATCCACAGCTCCAAAGCTGGTAACAGAAACACAGGCAAGGGTCACCTAAGGTCAACCTGGCAACTCAAAATATGGGAGAGGGAATTGACATGTTTTCTGCTACCCATaagagtttaaaacaaaacaaaaaaacaaagcaaaacagaaaacatttttctcctgTTATCGGAGtttctctacaatgaaaacagaaaaaaacaacagggCAAAAGAATCACTACTAAACCAGAACAAACCCCCACTAAAGGATCCCTCAATGAATGAAGTGATGGTAACACGCTTCATCAATTACGGATAACTCTTCTTCCAGTTTTCTCAGGCATTAGGGGCTCTGATTAACCTTTGGTAAAATTAACTCATCACACTAGCCTACCTTGGATAAAATCGGCAGGGTTCTTTGAGACTTTCGGTTTGtaacaaaagaagagagaaatccCCACTTAATTCCCTACGGCCGCCTCTACCTCTCTTTAAAGAAAAGCTACTCCCGCTTGTTCGCTTGTGCTACCGGAGGTATGCTAGCAGCACAGTCGATTTCCTTTGCAGCTCCCTAATCCGGGGCTTCCATTCTCAGTGGAGAATGGATAATCCCAGGGGACCAGCTAAAGACTCTTTTCTTCcgttctctccctctttttcctctGATCTGCTTAAAAGCCCAGTTAACGACATTGCACCTTAAAGCGAGGGGACATGCACTTTCCCTCGTCCATCTATCATCAATTAAAAGCATTAATATTTGCTTCAAACTGACACAGGCAAGGCTGGTCTCGGGAAGGCGACCTCTGGATGCGCCCTGTGCGAGCACAGCCAAGAACGAGCCCCAAGCACCTGGCAGCGGCGCCCCCAGCAGTCGCCGAGAAACCCGGCGATCCATTTCTGGTGAACCCTGCGCCCACTGGAACACCCGAGATACGAATGTATCCGCCTACTACCCGGAGACGAAGAATGCACCTTGGACAAGGAGCGCAGATACACGCACCAGCTCTACTAAGCTCCAAAGCTTTCACTGTCGCACTCAACGCCTCCATCCCATCCCACTCCCCGCCACTCACCTTCTGCTTCGGCCACCGGGTGCGCCTCGAGCACCGCGCGCTCTCCCGGCACTTCTCCCGGAGAAAGTCCCCCAATCACCAGCCACGGCACTTGTAGCCTCTGCACGCCGCTCGGCTCCGCCGGGTGGGCAGCGCCCGCCGCGGCgggcggggtggggcggggcggggcgctcCCGGAGCATCCCGGGAGTTGTAGGCCAGAGGCGGTCCCTGCATctctcctgtctctgtctcctcccaCGCCTTCTGGGCTTTACCCTTCCTGCAGATGAATTCCCGCAGTACCCTCTTACTCCTCCCCAGCACTTAAGAAGACAGCACTGTTTTCTAAGCTCAGAGTGGAGTTCCCTAGCCTCAGATGTGGCCACAAGACTGTGAAAAGGAAAGTATATTTGACTCCAAATGTGCCAGATAATTtgcatattttgtctttttaatagtcaAAACAAATCTTCCAAGTAGATTTTattaatcctcattttacagatgtggaaacaggctcagagagggcaagtGCCTCATCCACAGTTACCAACAGCAGCTTCTGAAATTGCATCCAGGAGTCAGATTCGAAAGTCATTGTATGTCTCacaaaaatcagaagaaatgtGACCATTAGGGGTAAGAGATTGTCCCATGTACCAACACATCCCCTGTACTTAGCATAGTGGTATTCGTTGAATGTATGAATAATAATGACTCAAAATAACAGTTAACATAAATAGCGCTTATTATTGCCAGGCTCTCTTCTAAGGACTATagatatattatctcatttaacggTCACAATTTATTGTTAAAGTACtgtaaaaaaaatcctcattttaACAGAAGACGAAACTGAGTTACAAAGTAGAATaatttgcccaatgtcacacaacTAATACTTAGTAGAGGTGGGGGGGATGAACACCAACAGATTCTAAGCATTATACTATatggaatgaatggaagaaagaacagaaggcCAGAATAAAAGGGGTCAGGAATAAAGGAAATCTGAAGGTTGAATCTCCTGAGTTGTGACTCTTAGGATAGGACAAGGTAACCGTGTCACCAACCTCTTTCAACCAGAATGGACTGCAATAGCCAACAGCCACTGAAAGCCCAGGGTATGTGTAGCTTGTAGATAATCTCCAGTTTTCCAGCGTCCTGTTGGGACAATTCTAGGGGAGCAAAAAAGGATTATAGTATGGatgggctgggcacgatggctcacacctgtaatgccagcaatttgggaggccgaggtgggcagatcacaaggtcagaaaatcgagaccatcctggccaacatggtgaaaccccgtctctactaaaatacaaaaaattagccgggcgtggtggtgcgtgcctgtactcccagctactcaggaggctgaggcaggggaatcgcttgaagctggaggcggaggttgcagtgagcagagatcgtgccactgcactccagcctggcgacagagcaagactccgtctcaaaaaaaaaaaaaaagaaaaaagggattaTAGTATGTATGTATGACATTTTGCTTGTAGCTCACATAAATACTGTGGTTGCTTGCTTTCAAAAGACAGATCGATCTCTAATGACAATTATGTTGGTATTTCTTTACATTGGATAGAATCTATAGTCACATGATTACAGGAGTTCACAATGCTTcctctttaaaattctttttccccCATATGATTATGTTTGTAGCCAGTGAGGCCCATATGTTGGTAAACATGACAGATGTATTATGACTTCTCCTTTGCTTACTACATGGTTCTCCAGCATGAATATCTTTCCTCCACTGCCCTATTCCATCCACACTTCGAGGACTAGTTTATCAAGCCAAATCTACAGGGATGCATCCAGTTCTTAGTACTACatatgcaaaaagaaataaagagagaaactaAGATGTAGAAGGAATTTGAATTTATATTGACGAGGAAAAACTGAAGGAACTTAGGCTATTTAGCCATAGGAGAATACTGAGAGGGAACAATAAACTAGCTTTAAATATTCTGAAGTttctaaaaatagaagaagaattCTGTAGCATATTTAAAAGGGTAAAAGCAgaacaaataacaataatactaTTTTTTTAGTGCTATTAtgttatcttctttaatttttacacCAACTTCACAAGAGAGGCAGTATTATTGCACCATTTTGCAATATAGAAATCGAGGCTTGAAAAGATGTAGTTTCTTTTCCAAGGCCTGAAAACTAATATCTGGCAGAGCCAAGGTTCTAACTTGGGTCTGTGTGATTCCAGAGACATGATCTCTTTGCCAACACATTATACTGAGCAATGCTTCACAATCTTTTTTACAGCAGAGTGCACATAAGAGGTGATACTATTTATGGCAATGTAAGAAACACAGGAGGTTTCTCATGGCCATAGTTCTGGGGCTGTGGGTACTTCAGTCTCTGCCGGACAGCTTGGAGGGCTAAGGAAATAAATAAGTCAGCACACCTGTGACACACCGGGGTGCTGGAGGATGCCAAAGCACCAATCTGAGAAGCTCTGGATAGCACTATTAAATTTAAGAAGGAGGCTGATTTGAGACTTTGTATAAGGAAGGacattatttctaaaacttttaaattgaTGTCTCATGAAAGCAAATTCTCTGTTACTGGTGAGgataaaaaaaaaggagagccaTTTAGTAGTGATTTCATAGAGGGGATTCATCTAGTTGGATTAGAGGACCTCTGTGGTTCCCATGCTGAGCTgattttaagttacatttttttttcctgaagcctTTTTCTTCCAAGGATTACACCTCCTGTGAACTTTGCTGGGACTTGTCAGTACTGGTGTTTTTGATATTTATCATCCACTGCTTTACAACATTTCTTGAATGGCTAGGTAGCCACTGCATGTGGTTTAACTTCTCACTTAGGTGCCTAAATCTCTAAGGTAATCAATCATACACTCCTTAAGGTCAGCATCTACATGCTGAACACCTTATCTCCTGCAGAAAGTGCAGTATTTCTCTTGAGAGGGAAGATGACAAGACTGAACTGAAGACTCGAGATGATTACCTATAATAATACTTGACTGTCTACATACTCTTGAGCATTAAAAATGTATCAATTCCATACCAGCACCACAAAATCCCCTTTAAAAGTCTGCTGACAAAAAATAGAGATGAACCAATTGAGCACTTGAAAACAAAAGCTCCGCAAAAATTGCCACTTGCTGGAATACTTTCCCCTTCTCTCATAAGTCTATGTCTAAAACTTTCCTGAAAATTGACTCAAGAACGTTTTTCAAAAGCCTTTCTTGTTCAACATCCTCAACTTATCGTTACCTTTCTAATTGGCTTTCTAGTAGCATAATATGCTTTCTTTTATTCTGTCATTTTAGATATAGGAAAgtatttcatgtatattttatagtGCTTTCTATGTGATCTCTCTAGATAAAATTTAAGCTCCTTGAGAACCAACATATTCTTTCTATTACTTTGAAGCTGTATGTGGGCATGAAATAGTGCGACACATAGGCAACAGTAGTTCCTCA
It encodes the following:
- the TMEM74 gene encoding transmembrane protein 74, whose protein sequence is MELHYLAKKSNQADLCDARDWSSRGLPGDQADTAATRAALCCQRQFASTPRATEMEGSKLSSSPASPSSSLQNSTLQPDAFPPGLLHSGNNQITAERKVCNCCSQELETSFTYVDKNINLEQRNQSSPSAKGHNHPGELGWENPNEWSQEAAISLISEEEDDTSSEATSSGKSIDYGFISAILFLVTGILLVIISYIVPREVSVDPNTVAAREMERLEKESARLGAHLDRCVIAGLCLLTLGGVVLSCLLMMSMWKGELYRRNRFASSKESAKLYGSFNFRMKTSTNENTLELSLVEEDALAVQS